One stretch of Prunus persica cultivar Lovell chromosome G1, Prunus_persica_NCBIv2, whole genome shotgun sequence DNA includes these proteins:
- the LOC18792059 gene encoding actin-related protein 3: MDPAARPAVVIDNGSGYTKMGFAGNVEPCYIVPTVVALNESFLNPARTSSKAGWLAQHNAGVMADLDFFIGDEALERSRSSTTYNLSYPVRQGQVENWDSMERFWQQCIFNYLRCDPEDHYFLLTESPLTAPESREYTGEIMFETFNVPGLYIAVNSVLALAAGYTTSKCEMTGVVVDVGDGATHVVPVAEGYVIGSSIKSVPIAGKDVTLFVQQLMRERGENVPPEDSFDVARKVKEMYCYTSSDIVKEFNKHDKEPSKYIKQWRGIKPKTGAPYSCDIGYERFLGPEVFFNPEIYSNDFTTPLPAVIDKCIQSAPIDTRRSLYKNIVLSGGSTMFKDFHRRLQRDIKKIVDARLLASEARVGGELKSQPVEVNVVSHPIQRFAVWFGGSVLASTPEFYAACHTKEEYEEYGASICRTNPVFKGMY, translated from the exons ATGGACCCGGCTGCTCGCCCCGCTGTAGTTATCGACAATGGCAGTGG GTATACTAAGATGGGGTTCGCGGGTAATGTAGAGCCGTGTTACATTGTTCCGACTGTAGTTGCCTTAAACGAATCGTTTCTGAACCCGGCCAGAACCTCCTCCAAGGCTGGTTGGCTAGCGCAGCACAATGCTGGCGTAATGGCTGATCTTGATTTCTTTATAGGGGATGAGGCCCTGGAAAGATCTCGATCTAGTACAACTTACAATCTAAGCTATCCCGTTCGCCAGGGTCAGGTCGAGAATTGGGATTCAATGGAGCGGTTTTGGCAGCAATGCATATTCAACTATTTGCGTTGTGATCCTGAAGACcactattttcttttaactGAGAGTCCGCTTACTGCCCCGGAGAGTCGTGAGTATACTGGCGAAATTATGTTTGAGACTTTCAATGTTCCTGGCCTTTACATTGCCGTGAATTCGGTACTTGCTCTTGCAGCTGGTTACACAACGTCTAAG TGTGAGATGACAGGGGTTGTGGTAGATGTTGGAGATGGAGCAACTCATGTTGTACCTGTTGCAGAAGGTTATGTTATTGGGAGCAGCATCAAGTCAGTTCCTATTGCCGGGAAAGATGTAACTCTCTTTGTCCAGCAGCTTATGCGG GAAAGAGGAGAGAATGTGCCACCAGAAGACTCCTTTGACGTAGCTCGCAAAGTGAAGGAAATGTATTGCTATACTAGTTCTGACATTGTCAAG GAGTTCAATAAGCACGATAAAGAACCATCCAAGTATATTAAGCAATGGAGAGGCATTAAACCAAAGACAGGCGCACCTTACTCTTGTGACATTGGCTATGAACGATTTCTTGGTCCAGAG GTTTTCTTTAATCCTGAGATTTATAGCAATGACTTCACCACTCCCTTACCAGCTGTAATTGACAAGTGTATTCAGTCCGCGCCAATTGACACTAGGAGGTCTTTGTATAAG AATATAGTGTTGTCCGGAGGTTCAACCATGTTCAAGGACTTCCACAGGAGGTTGCAACGGGATATAAAGAAGATTGTCGATGCCCGGCTTCTTGCATCTGAAGCTCGAGTTGGTGGGGAATTAAAA TCACAGCCAGTGGAAGTAAATGTTGTTAGTCATCCCATCCAGAGATTTGCAGTTTGGTTTGGAGGCTCTGTACTTGCATCCACACCTGAATTCTATGCg GCTTGCCATACAAAAGAAGAGTATGAGGAATATGGTGCGAGCATATGCAGAACAAATCCTGTTTTCAAGGGTATGTATTGA